TTTGTAGCAATTCGGGTTTTTCTACATAAATTGCTTCGTCGTATAGGAggcatatcaaatataaattattatgccaCATGCAATAATTAGTGATCATAGGTAACTTAACACTCTGCATAAAACACGATatacgaatttaattttttgacaaaaacaaaCTCAGTAGAGTAGGTAACAGAAAATTCAAGAAAAACCACACTTACGACATTGACAGTTTGTtgatgtttcaattttcaacttttttagtaaaaatgtacgtctttaaataatatacatacatgaataatgaataaaaaatgtaatggcattgtaaattgttcatttaccaaatcattataattttaatcgttcATTAACAGAGAGCTCACAAATAATCGACCACCATAGATGATGTTCTTGATCAGTAATTACATTGCCATGGAGGcgatcaatattatactatccatattatagtaaggactgttttaaaaagaaaaggaCTGTTTTTAGGGTCTTCCCAGCAATTATTCGAATTTTTCTCGCTGTAAAAACTATCCTTGGACTTCaacgaacattaaaaaaaataattggccaAATTGGTCCAGGCGTTGTTGAGTTATGCGCTTACCAACACATTTTGCgattcttttttatattatagatgttatgaggataaatttaaaaatatacgttaTCCCGATAAGGGTAAGACAATATGCACAATATGTACTGactttatcttataattattagacGTTACAAACacacatttccgaaaaaaaatgaaaaagttttcGACTAAAACACAATTTCTACTTAATGTGCGACTATAGACTTcacagtgtattattatttttatattatatttggcaaTGGCTAATGAGTGTTAaacagtataattaaaaatagttataagtaatattgtactatatgaaataatattgatttgattatttaaatatacgaaTAAACACCAATttagtcaaaaatattatatacatttgcatTACTTTGAGagattaaattacataatactataagttttcattaaatgtattctTCGTAAAATTGGAGTtacataatactttattaaatattaaaatacttcaaatgtaaaaatgtataaacctaCGCGTTCTGCTATTTAGATCACAAAAATTattcaagtttaaatttataattgccagattattatatttaaatgggaGAATATGCTAATGGTAATGTTAATTACCGAAAActttttgtatacctatgttattatactGCCTACCTACTCTAACTTATAatctttttaaagtaaaatttatttatttgggtAAACGTATTTAAAGTTACCTCAAAGTTGTAGGTTATTTCCATATACGTAAGTGTTTCCGCCATGTTTCCATTTGTCTAACTTgcccatttataatatattgagacttttttataaaagaaaattacacaaaacatcaataccaatatattaatactttatttaataaataacaacatttgtACAGTATACAATTGcttaaacgtataaaaaatggataatttattaactagaGTATTGCTacagaaaaaccaaaaaaaaaacattacacgAGTTTTGGaatctataattgtattttaaccggcctattatgttttattatattgtatcattttattaatatttgtacttttGTTAAATCTGTTTTctcttagtatataatatagataaataacatTACTTatctttaaaacattaaaatcataattcataactctCTACTTCCAACACAAGCTTTGCTTACAGGAAGTAGATAAaccattataattgtatgattgtgattataaaatgtaataaatggtttttttatattaaaaaaaaaaaaaaaaaaaaattaatacctattttagattctgagtggaacgatgaatgtattgattttacaatgatgtgtgtttttatttttgtgtttgtcatcaccttttaggacagtaaaagtgcttggattttacGTGTTTGATTTTAGtgcttaaatagttaaatgtataaaaaatggataatttattgactaggtatataatattatagtctgttaaaataattatatttaatgatttattaaaaacctcATAATTAGATAGTTATAATTGagtagaaaaaattaataacattacattaaaacatttgatcaaaaataattatttatttacacagatttaatttcattaattcgGTAggaaatagtacctataactatGGTGACcagatattaaaaaagaaaaaacaagtacataatagtataggctaatatatattatatgtatatatatatatatatatatatcaatataaatacgtaACAATATAACATCAATTTAaactcatttatttattttagattctgagtgaaatgatgaatgtattgattttacaatgatgtgtggtttttagattctgagtggaacgatgaatgtattgattttacaatgatgtgtgttttttttttatttttttttttatttttgtgtctgtcatcacgttttaggacagtaaaagtgcttggattttcttcaacagtaccttttctgataggaaagtgaatctagttggtactttggggggtcaaaagtaaaaattgctccagtagttttcaaaagcgccgtgaaaaacgaaagaaaaattaaggaaaaatgggaatttttacgcaaaatctgttttcgagaaaatcgattttgtttttggtgtaactttaaaacgaatgactgtagatacatgaaattttcactagttgtttatatttccattttctatacacgataacatttccaaaatattttgatttgttttgagctgtttatggacaatttcagtttccaatttaattagtttttatttctatgtatatttctatcaataaaactttatttgttgaggaaaaatacttgaaaatttaatacaaggctctaggaaagtgaatattgttggtgcattggggaggtaaaaattttaaattccccgtagttttcaaaagcgccgtgaaaaacaaacgaaaaatgaaggaaaaacgggaatttttacgcaaaatctgttttcgagaaaattgattttggtttttggtgcaactcttaaacaaatgaccgtataggtacatgaaattttgactgaatgtttctattagcattttctatacaccataacattttccaaatattttgacttattttgagctctttacggacattttcagtttccatttttttttattttttttttctataaatatcaataaaattttatttgttgtttataaaagctcgaaaattgtatagaaagctcctagtatattgtttcaaaggcagatgaaaaaaattaaaaatccatagtcacaattttttttataagcatttgaagttcaaatattgacaaaatacgtaaaaatgacgaaaatttgcaaattattttgagttagaaattcataaaaattttctttttaaatctaagattttaaaatgcaatacaagatCATTCTATATAAATctatctatctttatcaaaaaaaatgtctacaagaaagtcaagctacatttttatgagcgtttgaaattcatatttttacaacatttgatattcactcgatttcttatgtaacgacttccttattttgttgtaattaaaatacaaatgactgtagatacttgaaaatttcactgaatgttcatattttcattttatatacaccacagaattttaaaaacattttgactctttttgagttgtttacggaaattgtcagtttttaatttttttagtttttttttttctataaatatcaataaaatttcgtttgttgtgtaaaaaagtataaaaatttaatgcaaagctataatataatagcagttgaaaaatattaaaattacataggcacaattttttttataagcaattgaagttaaaatgttgacaaaatgtatcaaatttaaaattgaataattattttgtacctagttaaaaatgtataaaatgttcaacttttatatctaaggattgaaaatttaaaacaagattccacgtaagtagttcattctgtttccaaaaaatctaaaaaatacataagcacagtttatttttatactcattttaagttcaaatttggacgaaattacatattattaaaaaccctATAGGGTTTATTctatagaataactattttagttaatttgttgttattgtataatattattcttgggtacttgaaacttctaaagtataccattatatatctatgataatatcatggtttgttgtacctaatggatattgtgatatgattaatattaaattgattataggtaggtacctattataggttaatttttttttttaataccatagaaacaagtatataatattatgtcttatacctaggtcctagactgacataccgtctccgcttagaatcgtttttctaatacaacgatattatataatttaattcaaatttaataccatccattatacagtgacccacttgtaacctactgtacagcagagcgacatccacttgcccaccttttttacatttgtgtttaaaataaatattcaaaaactgtAAATATACAGTTAACcgttaggtatatacattttgattaatttttttaaaattatgcaaaataaatcgttctatacaattttgtatGAGCCAAATCGTAAACATAACTGACAATCAATGTATTTGGatcagagtaaaaaaaaaatacgctaaTGCATAGAAATTCAAGCCTTAGCTTATATTCATTGGCATATCTCTCAAGTCTGGTTCCATGAAGACTCCCGGGTTTTGGCGCCTTGCGGCTCAAGTCTGGTTCCAGTCAGGTTCCTGAATCTTACTTAGGGCAGCGAAGAGAATGGGTACAACTATGTATGTCAATCACATATTCACATACGATATTATGACAATCtaactgttatataatattatgtatgaataaaatagttttattttcattaaacttaattttaaactaatacttacatgcataatatatgatataatatttattttttaaataactaacttATCTATTAACCCgtttatatatcaaatataataaattaataattatattgtacctacaaagtaactaaatacatttaggaaataaagtattatttattagtatccaaattgcaatttataaacaataggtAATCAGAtacttctaaataattttaatattctaaaatattaacgacatgttttttaatgttagattataatattatacctacattattataatgttccaattgaatataatataatataaaataatgcccCTCAATATTTGATTGATACAACCAAACTAGcattgtaactatattattattaatatataaatacggtaataatatgattaaccatatatttttataatattataattttcaaataggtatgaaatatgaattaatatagtttatctTGGCAATACTcacatactataatacattatgcgtattatttcatattgtattaatatactatagggCGTTGAACTGTTGCGCCgtatttgtgtaaatatatcctttttgtatttatttttcaaacttttgctATATTAATGGAATAGATAAATTTATCCATAGTGTTAATTAGAAAATCAAGGTAGCCATTTGAAGATGAATgctcaatagacaataataatttaacattaaattacctATTCAACACAGAAAACAATTAGGTATTTGTTTAGAcaccatattaattttattcaaaattttttattttgaacatttatataaaaatatacaatcaataaagatatttttacaacaagCATATAACATGATTCaggtatttttatctttatgcataaataatttGGTTAAATTTCATTCAAAACTAAAGTTGGgtactaattaattatgttatatttcagAATTTCGCGTGGACTGCATAAATAATTAACCAACTGCAGCCAACCATAACCAAAGTCACTCGAAAAATAGGTACcctttgatataaaatatattattaaacactatggcattttaataatttcttgttatgtctatataatacaaataaaaacgaataatagcagatataataatattataatactaggtattataatacaaaaagattgttagcatttttttaaattaaaaattaacacctAAACAAAAAGTATTTCAGAAGATAGTTTAAGATAGcttatattaatgtatgtaaaattttcaatatctatataaaatatctataggtacagATGCCTAAGGagataaattgaaatttaaaaaaaactataaattgtatcgttaaaaatgtctaaacccattaaaatgttattatttaagttataaaaatgtgtatcaattttaattttaataacaaatctGTGGGTTatgtaaaagtatttatattctatGGTGTGCAAATGCAAATTGCGCACACTTGCATAGTTGACAGTTGTATCATGCATATGAAACCCCAaatgaatatacatttatattttatttatattataccaatcaaaatgtatactgaataaataaaaaaataatagtttttgtttaaaatttttttttacataagtcattaaattaataaataatttatataacttttataacgACTATAAAGATAATTTAAGGATCTTTTACCAGtctttttttctacaaataacgATAACCGATTGATGTTATATATACCTTATTGACTGAGTAAATATcacctactattttttttgcAGTTTCTAGGTTTCTTCATTATTTATGGCTGTTGCCTTATGGTTTTGTttggatttgttttttttttttaaacttttttgaaaagactataatatgttttgtagaATATAGATCAACAgtagcatatatattatatttacattatacattgcacacaaattatatttctgtataatttaatttttttaattcctatagtgaattataataatattatataggtagatattagacatacattatttgtatgaatacaatttaaaaccttTGGCAATAATCTAAATACGTATACTTAGTTGATTTATGGCCagctgttaatattttaatagttttatacttctaggattaaatattagatttaatatattatatattatatattgttaaaagaaatgcattttattaagtaaatgtttaactcaatattattaataataaaaaggttttaaatctgatataatatagcttatgaaattgtataaagTGGATAaaacattacctacctatataaaattgttttttagattTCTGATATTGATATGcttcagtattttttattatcgtaTATTTAAACAAGTTTTATTTAGATCAaggatgtttttttatttttaataaaatattatattatgtttgatccAATTTCGaactcaaaatatatagtttaatgtgtatttgaattctaatttttgaataactttAAGCATTTTACcattcaaataggtacctaattaattcaACAAGAAGGtcatattttgagaaaaaaatacactagtttaataaaataaagaataattccAAATTTGTTTGGTATATTAAGTACGTTTCAGCTAAATTggaaaagttaagttaatattttagaaatgaaCTGTTAATTCAAAGCTGagaaagttaatgattttttttcaactgagttaagttaagttaatatgcttAACCTAACTTAGTTAAGCAATTATAGTAATGTTAAGtacgcatatttttttaacattttcttaggtaaataaaaaaaaaaagttttgttcataatttttttgttataacattAGGCTcctttaattttttaccaacacaaaactgtaatattgtaattatacagtatttctTATAGAACTTCATTGAagttttttgtcattattataaaaacaattcacaCTAATCAAAACCCAAAATACTTTTGACGTGAAAATGAAATTGATtgcaatgttataaaatataataaaattgaaaaataaatttaaccaacttaaataaaaaattaattagttgaTTTCACgtcaattaacaaaaataaaaagttaattaagtaggtagttaaattaTCGGAAACctaaaagttacaagttaagttacaaagttacaaccaaattaactttttaagtttactttaaatgtttaactcgttaatgctcaGGTTTGCTTGTTAttgaattaaactttaaaatgctttcattttaaaatataatatttatatcaaattaattaatgaaaagaACAAATTATCACTAGGTAATGAGTGGAATCAttcttaaaaatgaataatgcgCAAACTACATTATtagtgattaatttaaatataggcCCAAATACTATAATGTACAGGTATTTATtggcaaaaaaaattaatatgaatatgtaGTAcagaatattgtatttgtacctAATAGTTGTTTATAAAAGTACCACATTTAATTACAATGTTTTCTATTTTGAAAGATTGTTTATAGATGtccaatatttgtataaatgaagtatatataatatactactatgcatatactatatacataatacatacatcaAGTATACACCTACGTGCATAACAATAGCAATTATGAAATGCAATTTACGTGTTAAAAAggacaaaatagttttattgcACGACGTAACGGAGCGCAAACAAGTTTTCTGACCACTAGATGGCCAGTTTGGGTATTAAGCACAGGGGCGGCTACTTTGACTGGCTCCGTTGATCTAGTTTTGTCGGACTATAAAACGCACAACTGTTCTTTGAAATAGATCACAAATCAATCAGCTTCTTCAGCAagcacaatacaatattatcactCATCTACATTTTGCAGACCAACTAAAACCAACCACCATGAAATCTGtaagtttattttgtttgttttattctcgcacttagtattatattaaatccatTAGTCTCGAGTCTACTATTTTTTCAAAGTATAGATAAACTTCGCAAAAGTTTTTTCGCATGCAATACATCATAGGTACTGTTTAAACCACAATTGCATTTCAATGGTTTGTACTTTTTACTTTGAATACTATTCATTTTAAATCTCATACCTAAGTACATCTGCGTATAactaagttataattattagttgacaatatactattaatttaatattattatacatttatagtataaaataggtatctgAAATCGTTGTGATACtatctatagaaaaaattaaatcatcagTTAATACAATTAGTTATGATGTCGACTATACCACTATTACCTAGtatctacttattagttattgctattgattttataaaacttaccattaattattataaatcaatgctATAGCGTAGGTACTCGTATAGGGCTagacatactataataatatgtctacacCATTGCAATTTTATTAGGtagtattatagaatatagttagtagttacctaCCAAcctcatataattattatatattttcaatacggCCACGGCactgattattaaaataatattattatctgtcaaATTTACAACTACggcaatatagtattatgataataataatattaataatttacttctttattatcttattgttttagtaaataagctattattattatgactgatGAAGATAACATTATGTTTCTTCTTGTTTTCAGTACGTAGCTGCCGTTTTATTGTTGGCTCTTGCCGTCTGCGCATTCGCCGAAGAGACCAAGCCGCAACAAGCGTCTCCTGCCAAGACAACTGACAAGCGCAGCATCTACGGACTGGGCTATGGCTACCCCGCGTACCACGCACCACTCTCCTACCCGGCTGCCCCATTGGCTCTGCCCACGTCCTTCGTCTCGCCACTGAAATACCACGCACCACTGTCCTACCCTCTGTCTTACCACGCTCCCCTCTCTTACCACGCTCCCCTCCCCTACCACGCTCCTCTCTCCTACCACGCACCCCTCTCCTACCACGCACCCCTCCCATATCACGCTCCCATCTCTTACGCATCCCCTCTGTCCTACCACCATGCACCAATCT
This portion of the Acyrthosiphon pisum isolate AL4f chromosome A1, pea_aphid_22Mar2018_4r6ur, whole genome shotgun sequence genome encodes:
- the LOC100569225 gene encoding cuticle protein 12.5 yields the protein MKSYVAAVLLLALAVCAFAEETKPQQASPAKTTDKRSIYGLGYGYPAYHAPLSYPAAPLALPTSFVSPLKYHAPLSYPLSYHAPLSYHAPLPYHAPLSYHAPLSYHAPLPYHAPISYASPLSYHHAPIYKAPYYAPSIY